In uncultured Ilyobacter sp., a genomic segment contains:
- the mutL gene encoding DNA mismatch repair endonuclease MutL, translated as MGVIKILDESVSNIIAAGEVVENPASMIKEIIENSLDAGGTNIRIQVKNSGRDVTISDNGMGMSKDDLLLCIERHATSKIFNKEDIFNLYTYGFRGEALASIASVSKMRITSKRESDELGSEIKALAGKVTKVSPVSVNAGTEIEIKELFYNTPARLKFLRKKSTEYGKIKETVLKESLANPDVGFSLEIDGRELLKTSGKGIQNTILELFGRNVLKNLKEFPLGYLGNMEITRSSKDYLHTYVNGRYVKSQILEKAIIDGYYTKLTKGRYPFAIIFLEIDPKEIDVNVHPSKKIVKFSESSLVYNQVFSEIEKAIGEDEDIVSLEMNFQDRKKNVENFLDLDEFRGIIDKGIDAPEKPAQSFKEDLIKTQEISLLDRDSISQKKYPTEKEEKKTDPIIVEEEKKVYESTDVSEKKPEIPEKPLEKKDDFRVIGQFMNSYIIVERNETLEIYDQHIVQERVLYETLKKKHFSRDVAIQNLLVPLKLRLSYEEKNIVFENLEIFNEFGFEIEDFGDDEILLRGVPVFDFRTSIENTFRFMLEELRNETGVKDFREKIIISMSCRNSIKAGEKLSFEEMELLIERLHEVGKYTCPHGRPIILKVTLEELEKNFKRR; from the coding sequence ATGGGAGTTATCAAAATTTTGGACGAATCTGTCTCTAATATAATAGCTGCCGGTGAAGTAGTGGAGAACCCAGCTAGCATGATAAAAGAAATTATAGAAAATTCTTTGGATGCAGGTGGCACAAATATAAGAATCCAAGTAAAAAACAGCGGTCGTGATGTCACAATATCTGATAATGGCATGGGGATGTCAAAGGATGACCTTCTCCTTTGTATAGAACGGCACGCCACCAGCAAAATTTTTAATAAAGAGGATATTTTTAACCTCTATACCTATGGATTCAGAGGTGAGGCCCTGGCCTCTATAGCATCTGTATCCAAGATGAGAATAACCTCTAAAAGAGAGTCAGACGAGCTAGGCAGCGAGATAAAGGCACTAGCTGGTAAAGTCACCAAAGTTTCTCCTGTATCTGTCAATGCAGGGACAGAGATAGAGATAAAAGAACTTTTTTATAACACTCCTGCAAGGCTAAAGTTCCTGAGGAAAAAAAGCACAGAGTATGGAAAAATAAAAGAAACGGTATTAAAGGAATCCCTCGCCAATCCAGATGTGGGATTTTCATTGGAAATAGATGGAAGAGAGCTCTTGAAAACCAGCGGTAAGGGTATACAAAATACTATTTTAGAATTATTCGGAAGAAACGTCCTAAAAAATCTAAAAGAGTTTCCCCTGGGTTATTTGGGGAATATGGAGATAACCAGGTCTTCTAAAGATTACCTGCATACCTATGTAAACGGGAGATATGTAAAATCTCAGATACTTGAAAAAGCAATTATAGACGGCTATTATACAAAGCTCACAAAGGGCAGGTATCCCTTTGCTATAATTTTTCTAGAGATAGATCCTAAAGAGATAGATGTCAACGTACATCCCTCGAAGAAAATTGTCAAATTTTCTGAAAGTTCCCTTGTGTATAATCAGGTTTTTTCCGAGATAGAAAAGGCAATAGGAGAAGACGAGGATATAGTTTCCTTGGAAATGAATTTTCAAGACAGGAAAAAAAATGTTGAAAATTTTTTGGACTTAGATGAATTTAGAGGGATAATTGATAAGGGAATAGATGCTCCTGAAAAACCTGCTCAGTCCTTTAAAGAAGACTTAATAAAAACCCAAGAGATAAGTTTATTAGACAGAGACAGTATATCTCAGAAAAAATACCCAACTGAGAAGGAAGAGAAAAAAACTGACCCTATTATTGTGGAAGAGGAAAAGAAAGTCTATGAGAGTACTGATGTTTCAGAAAAAAAACCTGAAATACCAGAAAAACCTTTAGAAAAAAAAGATGATTTCAGAGTGATAGGGCAGTTTATGAACTCCTATATAATCGTAGAAAGAAATGAAACCTTAGAGATATATGACCAGCATATCGTACAGGAAAGAGTACTCTACGAAACCTTGAAAAAAAAGCATTTTTCAAGAGATGTGGCCATACAGAATCTTTTAGTTCCATTGAAACTGCGGCTGAGTTATGAGGAAAAAAATATTGTTTTTGAAAATTTAGAAATCTTTAATGAGTTTGGATTTGAGATAGAGGATTTCGGAGATGACGAGATCCTTTTGAGGGGAGTCCCTGTATTTGATTTTCGGACGAGCATAGAAAATACCTTTAGGTTTATGTTAGAAGAGCTGAGAAATGAGACTGGGGTAAAGGATTTTCGTGAAAAGATAATAATATCCATGTCCTGTAGAAACTCAATAAAGGCAGGGGAGAAACTATCTTTTGAGGAGATGGAGCTTCTCATAGAAAGACTTCACGAGGTGGGGAAATACACGTGCCCCCACGGAAGGCCCATTATACTAAAGGTGACCTTAGAAGAACTTGAAAAGAACTTTAAAAGAAGGTAA
- the rlmH gene encoding 23S rRNA (pseudouridine(1915)-N(3))-methyltransferase RlmH, with product MSVNLICVGKIKEKYIKNGIDEFLKRMNLYAKVKVIELKEDGNDSNRNQSLEKESGEIIKAMEKNKGYNILLDIGGKNLSSEDMSKEIERLTVTGTSTINFIIGGSYGVSEEVRKSSQMRLSFSKMTFPHQLMRLILMEQIYRWFSIFNNSKYHK from the coding sequence ATAAGTGTAAACCTGATCTGTGTAGGTAAAATAAAAGAAAAATATATAAAAAACGGGATAGATGAGTTTCTCAAAAGGATGAACCTCTATGCAAAGGTAAAGGTAATAGAGCTAAAGGAAGACGGGAATGACAGCAACAGAAATCAGTCCCTTGAAAAAGAGTCTGGTGAAATTATAAAAGCAATGGAAAAAAACAAGGGATACAACATTCTTTTGGATATAGGGGGAAAAAACCTTTCCTCTGAAGATATGTCTAAGGAGATAGAACGACTCACAGTAACTGGAACGAGCACCATAAATTTTATAATAGGCGGTTCCTACGGTGTTTCAGAGGAAGTTCGAAAGTCATCCCAAATGAGGCTTAGTTTTTCCAAAATGACTTTTCCACATCAGCTTATGAGGCTAATTCTTATGGAGCAGATCTATAGGTGGTTTAGTATTTTTAATAATAGTAAATATCATAAATAA
- a CDS encoding DUF1934 domain-containing protein, whose amino-acid sequence MYLIIESRDSFGEKNSEKVNCQKEVTSKGIKYTYKNEHGDCKIFILKDMVQIKRKGVINSVQVFKDGKETSFYYKTPYTENEFTLKTTEMRQEKEGLFLGYEIYDGEEKVNGIEISIKEVWN is encoded by the coding sequence ATGTACCTGATCATAGAAAGCCGAGACAGCTTCGGTGAAAAAAATAGTGAGAAAGTAAACTGTCAGAAGGAAGTTACTTCCAAAGGGATAAAATATACCTATAAAAATGAGCATGGGGATTGCAAGATTTTTATTCTAAAAGATATGGTGCAGATAAAAAGAAAAGGAGTTATAAACAGCGTCCAAGTGTTTAAGGACGGGAAAGAAACCTCTTTTTATTATAAAACACCCTATACTGAAAATGAATTTACCTTGAAAACCACAGAGATGAGGCAGGAAAAAGAGGGGCTTTTTCTAGGCTATGAAATCTATGACGGTGAGGAAAAGGTAAACGGTATCGAGATAAGTATAAAAGAAGTTTGGAATTAA
- a CDS encoding tetratricopeptide repeat protein: MKKYMISAFIVAVFYLGEAPYNKLYAMGSKKEKIQKEEVQDYNPYGGKSKKVDYKIVQEEINLTENNISEVYSKVVESINTAGVRRYPESYRGENYEILTGETLSVRFPESGEYRAEIIKSPYLSKSSVVIKEQNLFFETAYQGEYILNVTKDGIFYKQFRVNSKLKYSFTQEKNYDIILNSYENEKLDILLTSVKLSKIAFPDALYHKDTAFMILEKAFADKRFDIAEEASDFIQNNFQLDFMERKQLFYFDMEIAKKDPFKYRDFLEKNINEPGFLEKLVEIILEGQTLREKDELFLEKRYSETLNPDIAVYLGRWYMDQGDSLDAERYLLYGKDYYTLCMLYLKNGELNRFEAALSKVSEDKVPLLKKERDIYNRVRLIEKEVDLGDEKYQEENYEEAVLFYKRAEEKDIEAARRLGTETKIGLSYYYITRYEDAANYFEKALESEQTPMKKAEIAYLTGVCYYRIQDKEKSMKVFEKLVKDYPGTTWSKKAMVYIVRLR; the protein is encoded by the coding sequence ATGAAAAAGTATATGATATCGGCATTTATTGTGGCAGTCTTTTACCTTGGAGAAGCGCCTTATAATAAACTATATGCCATGGGAAGCAAAAAGGAAAAAATACAAAAGGAAGAAGTTCAGGATTATAATCCCTATGGTGGGAAATCCAAGAAAGTGGACTATAAAATTGTACAAGAAGAGATAAACCTCACTGAAAACAATATAAGCGAGGTCTACAGCAAGGTCGTGGAATCTATAAACACCGCCGGGGTAAGGAGGTATCCAGAGTCTTATAGGGGTGAAAACTATGAGATACTAACTGGGGAAACTCTCAGTGTGAGATTTCCGGAATCAGGTGAATACAGGGCTGAGATTATAAAAAGCCCATACCTTTCTAAATCATCTGTGGTTATCAAAGAACAGAATCTGTTTTTTGAGACTGCATACCAAGGGGAGTATATCCTGAATGTCACCAAAGATGGCATATTTTATAAGCAATTCAGAGTGAATTCTAAGCTTAAATATAGTTTTACTCAGGAAAAAAATTATGATATAATATTGAACAGTTATGAAAATGAGAAGTTAGATATCTTGTTAACCTCTGTAAAACTATCAAAAATAGCCTTTCCAGACGCATTGTATCATAAGGATACTGCCTTTATGATACTAGAAAAAGCCTTTGCTGATAAGAGGTTTGATATAGCAGAAGAAGCTTCTGATTTTATACAAAACAACTTTCAGTTAGATTTTATGGAAAGAAAGCAGCTTTTTTACTTTGATATGGAGATAGCAAAAAAAGATCCTTTTAAATATAGAGATTTTTTAGAGAAAAATATCAACGAACCAGGATTTTTAGAAAAACTGGTGGAGATAATTTTAGAGGGGCAAACTCTGAGAGAGAAAGATGAGCTTTTTTTAGAAAAAAGATACAGTGAAACATTGAATCCAGATATAGCAGTGTATCTAGGAAGATGGTATATGGACCAAGGTGATAGCTTAGATGCCGAGAGATATCTTCTCTACGGAAAAGATTATTATACTCTTTGTATGCTCTACCTTAAAAATGGAGAGTTAAACAGGTTTGAAGCTGCTCTTTCAAAGGTTTCTGAAGATAAGGTACCTTTGCTGAAAAAAGAGAGGGATATATATAACAGGGTGAGGCTCATAGAAAAAGAGGTCGACCTTGGAGACGAAAAATATCAAGAGGAAAATTATGAGGAAGCGGTACTTTTTTATAAAAGAGCCGAGGAGAAGGATATAGAGGCAGCTAGAAGATTGGGTACTGAGACGAAGATCGGGCTGAGTTACTACTATATCACCCGTTATGAAGACGCCGCCAATTATTTTGAAAAGGCACTAGAATCAGAACAAACGCCCATGAAAAAAGCCGAGATAGCTTATCTCACCGGGGTATGCTATTACAGGATACAGGATAAAGAAAAAAGTATGAAAGTCTTTGAAAAATTGGTTAAAGATTATCCTGGGACGACCTGGTCTAAAAAAGCCATGGTTTATATAGTCAGATTAAGATAA